From Bos mutus isolate GX-2022 chromosome 5, NWIPB_WYAK_1.1, whole genome shotgun sequence, one genomic window encodes:
- the SMARCC2 gene encoding SWI/SNF complex subunit SMARCC2 isoform X7: MAVRKKDGGPNVKYYEAADTVTQFDNVRLWLGKNYKKYIQAEPPTNKSLSSLVVQLLQFQEEVFGKHVSNAPLTKLPIKCFLDFKAGGSLCHILAAAYKFKSDQGWRRYDFQNPSRMDRNVEMFMTIEKSLVQNNCLSRPNIFLCPEIEPKLLGKLKDIIKRHQGTVTEDKNSASHVVYPVPGNLEEEEWVRPVMKRDKQVLLHWGYYPDSYDTWIPASEIEASVEDAPTPEKPRKVHAKWILDTDTFNEWMNEEDYEVNDDKNPVSRRKKISAKTLTDEVNSPDSDRRDKKGGNYKKRKRSPSPSPTPEAKKKNAKKGPSTPYTKSKRGHREEEQEDLTKDMDEPSPVPNVEEVTLPKTVNTKKDSESAPVKGGTMTDLDEQEDESMETTGKDEDESSTGNKGEQTKNPDLHEDNVTEQTHHIIIPSYAAWFDYNSVHAIERRALPEFFNGKNKSKTPEIYLAYRNFMIDTYRLNPQEYLTSTACRRNLAGDVCAIMRVHAFLEQWGLINYQVDAESRPTPMGPPPTSHFHVLADTPSGLVPLQPKTPQGRQVDADTKAGRKGKELDDLVPETAKGKPELQNSASQQMLNFPDKGKEKPTDMQNFGLRTDMYTKKNVPSKSKAAASATREWTEQETLLLLEALEMYKDDWNKVSEHVGSRTQDECILHFLRLPIEDPYLEDSEASLGPLAYQPIPFSQSGNPVMSTVAFLASVVDPRVASAAAKSALEEFSKMKEEVPTALVEAHVRKVEEAAKVTGKADPAFGLESSGIAGTTSDEPERIEESGTDEARAEGQATEDKKEPKEPREGVGTVEEEAKEKTSEAPKKDDEKGKDGDSEKESEKSDGDPTADPEKEKEPKEGQEEVLKEVVESEGERKTKVERDIGEGNLSTAAAAALAAAAVKAKHLAAVEERKIKSLVALLVETQMKKLEIKLRHFEELETIMDREREALEYQRQQLLADRQAFHMEQLKYAEMRARQQHFQQMHQQQQQPPPALPPGSQPIPPPGAAGPPTVHGLAMAPASVAPAPAGSGAPPGSLGPSEQLGQAGSTVGPQQQPPAGAPQPGAVPPGVPPPGPHGPSPFPNQQTPPSMMPGAVPGSGHPGVADPGTPLPPDPTAPSPGTVTPVPPPQ; encoded by the exons ATGGCGGTGCGGAAGAAGGACGGCGGCCCCAACGTGAAGTACTACGAGGCCGCGGACACCGTGACCCAGTTCGACAACGTGCGGCTGTGGCTCGGCAAGAACTACAAGAAG TATATACAAGCCGAACCACCCACCAACAAGTCCCTGTCTAGCCTGGTTGTACAGTTGCTACAATTTCAGGAAGAAGTTTTTGGCAAACATGTCAGCAATGCACCGCTCACTAAACTGCCG ATCAAATGTTTCCTAGATTTCAAAGCAGGAGGCTCCCTGTGCCACATACTTGCAGCTGCCTACAAATTCAAGAGTGACCAGGGATG GCGGCGTTACGATTTCCAGAATCCATCACGCATGGACCGCAATGTGGAAATGTTCATGACCATTGAGAAGTCCTTGGTGCAG AATAATTGCCTGTCTCGACCTAACATTTTTCTGtgcccagaaattgaacccaaaCTGCtagggaaattaaaagacattatcAAGAGACATCAG GGAACGGTCACTGAGGATAAGAACAGTGCCTCCCACGTTGTGTATCCCGTTCCAGGGAACCTGGAGGAAG AGGAATGGGTACGGCCAGTCATGAAGAGAGACAAGCAGGTTCTTCTGCACTGGGGCTACTATCCTGACAG TTATGACACATGGATCCCAGCCAGTGAAATTGAAGCGTCTGTGGAAGACGCTCCAACTCCTGAGAAACCTAGGAAG GTTCATGCAAAATGGATTCTGGACACAGACACCTtcaatgagtggatgaatgaggAAGACTACGAAGTAAATGATGACAAAAACCCTGTCTCCCGCCGAAAGAAGATTTCAGCCAAGACGCTGACAGATGAG GTGAACAGCCCAGATTCAGACCGACGGGACAAGAAGGGGGGGAACTATAAGAAGAGGAAGCGCTCCCCCTCACCTTCACCAACCCCAGAAGCCAAGAAGAAGAATGCTAAGAAAGG TCCTTCAACACCTTACACCAAGTCAAAGCGAGGCCACAGAGAGGAGGAGCAAGAAGACCTGACAAAGGACATGGATGAACCCTCACCGGTCCCCAATGTGGAAGAGGTGACATTGCCCAAGACAG TCAACACTAAGAAGGACTCGGAGTCAGCCCCAGTCAAAGGAGGCACCATGACTGACCTGG ATGAACAAGAGGACGAAAGCATGGAGACCACGGGCAAG GATGAGGACGAGAGCAGCACGGGCAACAAGGGGGAGCAGACCAAGAACCCAGACCTGCATGAGGACAACGTGACTGAGCAGACCCACCACATCATCATCCCGAGCTATGCTGCCTGGTTTGACTACAACAG TGTTCACGCCATCGAACGGAGGGCTCTCCCTGAGTTCTTCAATGGCAAGAACAAGTCCAAGACTCCAGAAAT CTACCTGGCCTATCGGAACTTCATGATTGATACTTACCGGCTGAACCCCCAGGAGTATCTCACGTCCACTGCCTGTCGCAGGAACCTGGCGGGTGATGTCTGTGCCATCATGAG GGTCCATGCCTTCCTAGAACAGTGGGGTCTCATTAACTACCAGGTGGATGCCGAGAGTCGACCAACTCCCATGGGGCCTCCGCCCACCTCTCACTTCCACGTCTTGGCGGACACACCATCCGGGCTGGTGCCGCTGCAGCCCAAGACCCCGCAG GGCCGCCAGGTTGATGCTGATACCAAGGCTGGGCGAAAGGGCAAAGAGCTGGATGACCTGGTGCCAGAGACGGCTAAGGGCAAGCCAGAGCTG CAGAACTCTGCTTCCCAGCAAATGCTCAACTTCCCTGACAAAGGCAAGGAGAAACCGACAGACATGCAGAACTTTGGGCTGCGCACAGACATGTACACGAAGAAGAACGTCCCCTCCAAG AGCAAAGCTGCAGCCAGTGCCACTCGAGAGTGGACAGAACAGGAGACCCTGCTGCTCCTGGAG gcacTGGAAATGTACAAAGATGACTGGAACAAAGTGTCAGAGCACGTGGGAAGCCGCACACAGGATGAATGCATCTTGCATTTTCTCCGGCTTCCCATCGAAGACCCGTACCTGGAGGACTCAGAGGCCTCCCTGGGCCCCCTGGCCTACCAGCCTATCCCCTTCAGCCAGTCAGGCAACCCTGTGATGAGCACCGTTGCCTTCCTGGCCTCTGTCGTCGACCCTCGAGTGGCCTCAGCTGCTGCGAAGTCAGCCCTAG AAGAGTTCTCCAAAATGAAGGAAGAGGTACCCACAGCTTTGGTGGAGGCCCACGTTAGGAAAGTGGAAGAAGCCGCCAAAGTGACAGGCAAGGCAGACCCAGCCTTTGGTCTGGAAAGCAGTGGCATCGCAGGGACCACCTCTGATGAGCCGGAGAGGATCG AGGAGAGTGGGACTGACGAAGCGCGGGCAGAGGGCCAGGCCACAGAGGATAAGAAGGAACCCAAG GAACCTCGAGAAGGAGTTGGGACTGTGGAGgaagaagcaaaggagaagaccAGTGAGGCACCCAAGAAGGACGATGAGAAAGGGAAGGATGGCGATAGCGAGAAGGAGTCAGAAAAGAGTGATGGAGACCCGACAG CGGATCCTGAGAAGGAGAAGGAGCCCaaggaagggcaggaggaggTGCTGAAAGAAGTGGTGGAGTCGGAGGGGGAAAGGAAGACGAAGGTGGAGCGTGACATTGGCGAGGGCAACCTctccaccgccgccgccgccgccctggCTGCTGCCGCTGTGAAGGCCAAG CACTTGGCTGCTGTTGAGGAGAGGAAGATCAAATCGCTGGTGGCCCTGCTGGTGGAGACCCAGATGAAAAAGTTGGAAATCAAACTCCGGCACTTTGAGGAGCTAGAGACGATCATGGACCGGGAGCGAGAAGCA CTGGAGTACCAGAGGCAGCAGCTCTTGGCCGACAGACAAGCCTTCCACATGGAGCAGCTGAAGTACGCAGAGATGCGGGCCCGGCAGCAGCACTTCCAGCAGATGcaccaacagcagcagcagccaccaccaGCCCTGCCCCCGGGCTCCCAGCCTATCCCACCACCAGGCGCTGCTGGGCCACCCACTGTCCATGGCTTGGCCATGGCTCCAGCCTCTGTGGCCCCGGCTCCTGCGGGCAGTGGGGCCCCTCCTGGAAGCTTGGGGCCCTCCGAACAGCTTGGGCAGGCAGGGTCAACTGTGGGGCCACAGCAGCAGCCACCAGCTGGCGCCCCCCAGCCTGGGGCCGTCCCACCAGGGGTACCCCCCCCTGGACCCCATG GCCCCTCACCGTTCCCCAACCAACAAACTCCTCCCTCAATGATGCCAGGGGCAGTGCCAGGCAGCGGGCACCCAGGCGTGGCGG ACCCAGGCACCCCCCTGCCTCCAGACCCCACGGCCCCGAGCCCAGGCACAGTCACCCCCGTGCCACCCCCACAGTGA
- the SMARCC2 gene encoding SWI/SNF complex subunit SMARCC2 isoform X2 produces the protein MAVRKKDGGPNVKYYEAADTVTQFDNVRLWLGKNYKKYIQAEPPTNKSLSSLVVQLLQFQEEVFGKHVSNAPLTKLPIKCFLDFKAGGSLCHILAAAYKFKSDQGWRRYDFQNPSRMDRNVEMFMTIEKSLVQNNCLSRPNIFLCPEIEPKLLGKLKDIIKRHQGTVTEDKNSASHVVYPVPGNLEEEEWVRPVMKRDKQVLLHWGYYPDSYDTWIPASEIEASVEDAPTPEKPRKVHAKWILDTDTFNEWMNEEDYEVNDDKNPVSRRKKISAKTLTDEVNSPDSDRRDKKGGNYKKRKRSPSPSPTPEAKKKNAKKGPSTPYTKSKRGHREEEQEDLTKDMDEPSPVPNVEEVTLPKTVNTKKDSESAPVKGGTMTDLDEQEDESMETTGKDEDESSTGNKGEQTKNPDLHEDNVTEQTHHIIIPSYAAWFDYNSVHAIERRALPEFFNGKNKSKTPEIYLAYRNFMIDTYRLNPQEYLTSTACRRNLAGDVCAIMRVHAFLEQWGLINYQVDAESRPTPMGPPPTSHFHVLADTPSGLVPLQPKTPQGRQVDADTKAGRKGKELDDLVPETAKGKPELNSASQQMLNFPDKGKEKPTDMQNFGLRTDMYTKKNVPSKSKAAASATREWTEQETLLLLEALEMYKDDWNKVSEHVGSRTQDECILHFLRLPIEDPYLEDSEASLGPLAYQPIPFSQSGNPVMSTVAFLASVVDPRVASAAAKSALEEFSKMKEEVPTALVEAHVRKVEEAAKVTGKADPAFGLESSGIAGTTSDEPERIEESGTDEARAEGQATEDKKEPKEPREGVGTVEEEAKEKTSEAPKKDDEKGKDGDSEKESEKSDGDPTADPEKEKEPKEGQEEVLKEVVESEGERKTKVERDIGEGNLSTAAAAALAAAAVKAKHLAAVEERKIKSLVALLVETQMKKLEIKLRHFEELETIMDREREALEYQRQQLLADRQAFHMEQLKYAEMRARQQHFQQMHQQQQQPPPALPPGSQPIPPPGAAGPPTVHGLAMAPASVAPAPAGSGAPPGSLGPSEQLGQAGSTVGPQQQPPAGAPQPGAVPPGVPPPGPHGPSPFPNQQTPPSMMPGAVPGSGHPGVAGNAPLGLPFGMPPPPPAPSIIPFGSLADSISINLPPPPNLHGHHHHLPFAPATLPPPNLPVSMANPLHPNLPATTTMPSSLPLGPGLGSAAAQSPAIVAAVQGNLLPSASPLPDPGTPLPPDPTAPSPGTVTPVPPPQ, from the exons ATGGCGGTGCGGAAGAAGGACGGCGGCCCCAACGTGAAGTACTACGAGGCCGCGGACACCGTGACCCAGTTCGACAACGTGCGGCTGTGGCTCGGCAAGAACTACAAGAAG TATATACAAGCCGAACCACCCACCAACAAGTCCCTGTCTAGCCTGGTTGTACAGTTGCTACAATTTCAGGAAGAAGTTTTTGGCAAACATGTCAGCAATGCACCGCTCACTAAACTGCCG ATCAAATGTTTCCTAGATTTCAAAGCAGGAGGCTCCCTGTGCCACATACTTGCAGCTGCCTACAAATTCAAGAGTGACCAGGGATG GCGGCGTTACGATTTCCAGAATCCATCACGCATGGACCGCAATGTGGAAATGTTCATGACCATTGAGAAGTCCTTGGTGCAG AATAATTGCCTGTCTCGACCTAACATTTTTCTGtgcccagaaattgaacccaaaCTGCtagggaaattaaaagacattatcAAGAGACATCAG GGAACGGTCACTGAGGATAAGAACAGTGCCTCCCACGTTGTGTATCCCGTTCCAGGGAACCTGGAGGAAG AGGAATGGGTACGGCCAGTCATGAAGAGAGACAAGCAGGTTCTTCTGCACTGGGGCTACTATCCTGACAG TTATGACACATGGATCCCAGCCAGTGAAATTGAAGCGTCTGTGGAAGACGCTCCAACTCCTGAGAAACCTAGGAAG GTTCATGCAAAATGGATTCTGGACACAGACACCTtcaatgagtggatgaatgaggAAGACTACGAAGTAAATGATGACAAAAACCCTGTCTCCCGCCGAAAGAAGATTTCAGCCAAGACGCTGACAGATGAG GTGAACAGCCCAGATTCAGACCGACGGGACAAGAAGGGGGGGAACTATAAGAAGAGGAAGCGCTCCCCCTCACCTTCACCAACCCCAGAAGCCAAGAAGAAGAATGCTAAGAAAGG TCCTTCAACACCTTACACCAAGTCAAAGCGAGGCCACAGAGAGGAGGAGCAAGAAGACCTGACAAAGGACATGGATGAACCCTCACCGGTCCCCAATGTGGAAGAGGTGACATTGCCCAAGACAG TCAACACTAAGAAGGACTCGGAGTCAGCCCCAGTCAAAGGAGGCACCATGACTGACCTGG ATGAACAAGAGGACGAAAGCATGGAGACCACGGGCAAG GATGAGGACGAGAGCAGCACGGGCAACAAGGGGGAGCAGACCAAGAACCCAGACCTGCATGAGGACAACGTGACTGAGCAGACCCACCACATCATCATCCCGAGCTATGCTGCCTGGTTTGACTACAACAG TGTTCACGCCATCGAACGGAGGGCTCTCCCTGAGTTCTTCAATGGCAAGAACAAGTCCAAGACTCCAGAAAT CTACCTGGCCTATCGGAACTTCATGATTGATACTTACCGGCTGAACCCCCAGGAGTATCTCACGTCCACTGCCTGTCGCAGGAACCTGGCGGGTGATGTCTGTGCCATCATGAG GGTCCATGCCTTCCTAGAACAGTGGGGTCTCATTAACTACCAGGTGGATGCCGAGAGTCGACCAACTCCCATGGGGCCTCCGCCCACCTCTCACTTCCACGTCTTGGCGGACACACCATCCGGGCTGGTGCCGCTGCAGCCCAAGACCCCGCAG GGCCGCCAGGTTGATGCTGATACCAAGGCTGGGCGAAAGGGCAAAGAGCTGGATGACCTGGTGCCAGAGACGGCTAAGGGCAAGCCAGAGCTG AACTCTGCTTCCCAGCAAATGCTCAACTTCCCTGACAAAGGCAAGGAGAAACCGACAGACATGCAGAACTTTGGGCTGCGCACAGACATGTACACGAAGAAGAACGTCCCCTCCAAG AGCAAAGCTGCAGCCAGTGCCACTCGAGAGTGGACAGAACAGGAGACCCTGCTGCTCCTGGAG gcacTGGAAATGTACAAAGATGACTGGAACAAAGTGTCAGAGCACGTGGGAAGCCGCACACAGGATGAATGCATCTTGCATTTTCTCCGGCTTCCCATCGAAGACCCGTACCTGGAGGACTCAGAGGCCTCCCTGGGCCCCCTGGCCTACCAGCCTATCCCCTTCAGCCAGTCAGGCAACCCTGTGATGAGCACCGTTGCCTTCCTGGCCTCTGTCGTCGACCCTCGAGTGGCCTCAGCTGCTGCGAAGTCAGCCCTAG AAGAGTTCTCCAAAATGAAGGAAGAGGTACCCACAGCTTTGGTGGAGGCCCACGTTAGGAAAGTGGAAGAAGCCGCCAAAGTGACAGGCAAGGCAGACCCAGCCTTTGGTCTGGAAAGCAGTGGCATCGCAGGGACCACCTCTGATGAGCCGGAGAGGATCG AGGAGAGTGGGACTGACGAAGCGCGGGCAGAGGGCCAGGCCACAGAGGATAAGAAGGAACCCAAG GAACCTCGAGAAGGAGTTGGGACTGTGGAGgaagaagcaaaggagaagaccAGTGAGGCACCCAAGAAGGACGATGAGAAAGGGAAGGATGGCGATAGCGAGAAGGAGTCAGAAAAGAGTGATGGAGACCCGACAG CGGATCCTGAGAAGGAGAAGGAGCCCaaggaagggcaggaggaggTGCTGAAAGAAGTGGTGGAGTCGGAGGGGGAAAGGAAGACGAAGGTGGAGCGTGACATTGGCGAGGGCAACCTctccaccgccgccgccgccgccctggCTGCTGCCGCTGTGAAGGCCAAG CACTTGGCTGCTGTTGAGGAGAGGAAGATCAAATCGCTGGTGGCCCTGCTGGTGGAGACCCAGATGAAAAAGTTGGAAATCAAACTCCGGCACTTTGAGGAGCTAGAGACGATCATGGACCGGGAGCGAGAAGCA CTGGAGTACCAGAGGCAGCAGCTCTTGGCCGACAGACAAGCCTTCCACATGGAGCAGCTGAAGTACGCAGAGATGCGGGCCCGGCAGCAGCACTTCCAGCAGATGcaccaacagcagcagcagccaccaccaGCCCTGCCCCCGGGCTCCCAGCCTATCCCACCACCAGGCGCTGCTGGGCCACCCACTGTCCATGGCTTGGCCATGGCTCCAGCCTCTGTGGCCCCGGCTCCTGCGGGCAGTGGGGCCCCTCCTGGAAGCTTGGGGCCCTCCGAACAGCTTGGGCAGGCAGGGTCAACTGTGGGGCCACAGCAGCAGCCACCAGCTGGCGCCCCCCAGCCTGGGGCCGTCCCACCAGGGGTACCCCCCCCTGGACCCCATG GCCCCTCACCGTTCCCCAACCAACAAACTCCTCCCTCAATGATGCCAGGGGCAGTGCCAGGCAGCGGGCACCCAGGCGTGGCGGGTAATGCTCCTTTGGGTTTGCCTTTTGGCATGCCGCCTCCCCCTCCTGCTCCATCCATCATCCCATTTGGTAGCCTAGCCGACTCCATCAGTATTAACCTCCCCCCTCCTCCTAACCTGCATGGGCATCACCACCATCTCCCGTTTGCCCCGGCCACTCTCCCCCCACCTAACCTGCCTGTGTCCATGGCGAACCCTCTACATCCTAACCTGCCGGCGACCACCACCATGCCATCTTCTTTGCCTCTTGGGCCGGGGCTCGGATCCGCCGCAGCCCAGAGCCCTGCCATTGTGGCAGCTGTTCAGGGCAACCTCCTGCCCAGTGCCAGCCCACTGCCAG ACCCAGGCACCCCCCTGCCTCCAGACCCCACGGCCCCGAGCCCAGGCACAGTCACCCCCGTGCCACCCCCACAGTGA
- the SMARCC2 gene encoding SWI/SNF complex subunit SMARCC2 isoform X1, with protein MAVRKKDGGPNVKYYEAADTVTQFDNVRLWLGKNYKKYIQAEPPTNKSLSSLVVQLLQFQEEVFGKHVSNAPLTKLPIKCFLDFKAGGSLCHILAAAYKFKSDQGWRRYDFQNPSRMDRNVEMFMTIEKSLVQNNCLSRPNIFLCPEIEPKLLGKLKDIIKRHQGTVTEDKNSASHVVYPVPGNLEEEEWVRPVMKRDKQVLLHWGYYPDSYDTWIPASEIEASVEDAPTPEKPRKVHAKWILDTDTFNEWMNEEDYEVNDDKNPVSRRKKISAKTLTDEVNSPDSDRRDKKGGNYKKRKRSPSPSPTPEAKKKNAKKGPSTPYTKSKRGHREEEQEDLTKDMDEPSPVPNVEEVTLPKTVNTKKDSESAPVKGGTMTDLDEQEDESMETTGKDEDESSTGNKGEQTKNPDLHEDNVTEQTHHIIIPSYAAWFDYNSVHAIERRALPEFFNGKNKSKTPEIYLAYRNFMIDTYRLNPQEYLTSTACRRNLAGDVCAIMRVHAFLEQWGLINYQVDAESRPTPMGPPPTSHFHVLADTPSGLVPLQPKTPQGRQVDADTKAGRKGKELDDLVPETAKGKPELQNSASQQMLNFPDKGKEKPTDMQNFGLRTDMYTKKNVPSKSKAAASATREWTEQETLLLLEALEMYKDDWNKVSEHVGSRTQDECILHFLRLPIEDPYLEDSEASLGPLAYQPIPFSQSGNPVMSTVAFLASVVDPRVASAAAKSALEEFSKMKEEVPTALVEAHVRKVEEAAKVTGKADPAFGLESSGIAGTTSDEPERIEESGTDEARAEGQATEDKKEPKEPREGVGTVEEEAKEKTSEAPKKDDEKGKDGDSEKESEKSDGDPTADPEKEKEPKEGQEEVLKEVVESEGERKTKVERDIGEGNLSTAAAAALAAAAVKAKHLAAVEERKIKSLVALLVETQMKKLEIKLRHFEELETIMDREREALEYQRQQLLADRQAFHMEQLKYAEMRARQQHFQQMHQQQQQPPPALPPGSQPIPPPGAAGPPTVHGLAMAPASVAPAPAGSGAPPGSLGPSEQLGQAGSTVGPQQQPPAGAPQPGAVPPGVPPPGPHGPSPFPNQQTPPSMMPGAVPGSGHPGVAGNAPLGLPFGMPPPPPAPSIIPFGSLADSISINLPPPPNLHGHHHHLPFAPATLPPPNLPVSMANPLHPNLPATTTMPSSLPLGPGLGSAAAQSPAIVAAVQGNLLPSASPLPDPGTPLPPDPTAPSPGTVTPVPPPQ; from the exons ATGGCGGTGCGGAAGAAGGACGGCGGCCCCAACGTGAAGTACTACGAGGCCGCGGACACCGTGACCCAGTTCGACAACGTGCGGCTGTGGCTCGGCAAGAACTACAAGAAG TATATACAAGCCGAACCACCCACCAACAAGTCCCTGTCTAGCCTGGTTGTACAGTTGCTACAATTTCAGGAAGAAGTTTTTGGCAAACATGTCAGCAATGCACCGCTCACTAAACTGCCG ATCAAATGTTTCCTAGATTTCAAAGCAGGAGGCTCCCTGTGCCACATACTTGCAGCTGCCTACAAATTCAAGAGTGACCAGGGATG GCGGCGTTACGATTTCCAGAATCCATCACGCATGGACCGCAATGTGGAAATGTTCATGACCATTGAGAAGTCCTTGGTGCAG AATAATTGCCTGTCTCGACCTAACATTTTTCTGtgcccagaaattgaacccaaaCTGCtagggaaattaaaagacattatcAAGAGACATCAG GGAACGGTCACTGAGGATAAGAACAGTGCCTCCCACGTTGTGTATCCCGTTCCAGGGAACCTGGAGGAAG AGGAATGGGTACGGCCAGTCATGAAGAGAGACAAGCAGGTTCTTCTGCACTGGGGCTACTATCCTGACAG TTATGACACATGGATCCCAGCCAGTGAAATTGAAGCGTCTGTGGAAGACGCTCCAACTCCTGAGAAACCTAGGAAG GTTCATGCAAAATGGATTCTGGACACAGACACCTtcaatgagtggatgaatgaggAAGACTACGAAGTAAATGATGACAAAAACCCTGTCTCCCGCCGAAAGAAGATTTCAGCCAAGACGCTGACAGATGAG GTGAACAGCCCAGATTCAGACCGACGGGACAAGAAGGGGGGGAACTATAAGAAGAGGAAGCGCTCCCCCTCACCTTCACCAACCCCAGAAGCCAAGAAGAAGAATGCTAAGAAAGG TCCTTCAACACCTTACACCAAGTCAAAGCGAGGCCACAGAGAGGAGGAGCAAGAAGACCTGACAAAGGACATGGATGAACCCTCACCGGTCCCCAATGTGGAAGAGGTGACATTGCCCAAGACAG TCAACACTAAGAAGGACTCGGAGTCAGCCCCAGTCAAAGGAGGCACCATGACTGACCTGG ATGAACAAGAGGACGAAAGCATGGAGACCACGGGCAAG GATGAGGACGAGAGCAGCACGGGCAACAAGGGGGAGCAGACCAAGAACCCAGACCTGCATGAGGACAACGTGACTGAGCAGACCCACCACATCATCATCCCGAGCTATGCTGCCTGGTTTGACTACAACAG TGTTCACGCCATCGAACGGAGGGCTCTCCCTGAGTTCTTCAATGGCAAGAACAAGTCCAAGACTCCAGAAAT CTACCTGGCCTATCGGAACTTCATGATTGATACTTACCGGCTGAACCCCCAGGAGTATCTCACGTCCACTGCCTGTCGCAGGAACCTGGCGGGTGATGTCTGTGCCATCATGAG GGTCCATGCCTTCCTAGAACAGTGGGGTCTCATTAACTACCAGGTGGATGCCGAGAGTCGACCAACTCCCATGGGGCCTCCGCCCACCTCTCACTTCCACGTCTTGGCGGACACACCATCCGGGCTGGTGCCGCTGCAGCCCAAGACCCCGCAG GGCCGCCAGGTTGATGCTGATACCAAGGCTGGGCGAAAGGGCAAAGAGCTGGATGACCTGGTGCCAGAGACGGCTAAGGGCAAGCCAGAGCTG CAGAACTCTGCTTCCCAGCAAATGCTCAACTTCCCTGACAAAGGCAAGGAGAAACCGACAGACATGCAGAACTTTGGGCTGCGCACAGACATGTACACGAAGAAGAACGTCCCCTCCAAG AGCAAAGCTGCAGCCAGTGCCACTCGAGAGTGGACAGAACAGGAGACCCTGCTGCTCCTGGAG gcacTGGAAATGTACAAAGATGACTGGAACAAAGTGTCAGAGCACGTGGGAAGCCGCACACAGGATGAATGCATCTTGCATTTTCTCCGGCTTCCCATCGAAGACCCGTACCTGGAGGACTCAGAGGCCTCCCTGGGCCCCCTGGCCTACCAGCCTATCCCCTTCAGCCAGTCAGGCAACCCTGTGATGAGCACCGTTGCCTTCCTGGCCTCTGTCGTCGACCCTCGAGTGGCCTCAGCTGCTGCGAAGTCAGCCCTAG AAGAGTTCTCCAAAATGAAGGAAGAGGTACCCACAGCTTTGGTGGAGGCCCACGTTAGGAAAGTGGAAGAAGCCGCCAAAGTGACAGGCAAGGCAGACCCAGCCTTTGGTCTGGAAAGCAGTGGCATCGCAGGGACCACCTCTGATGAGCCGGAGAGGATCG AGGAGAGTGGGACTGACGAAGCGCGGGCAGAGGGCCAGGCCACAGAGGATAAGAAGGAACCCAAG GAACCTCGAGAAGGAGTTGGGACTGTGGAGgaagaagcaaaggagaagaccAGTGAGGCACCCAAGAAGGACGATGAGAAAGGGAAGGATGGCGATAGCGAGAAGGAGTCAGAAAAGAGTGATGGAGACCCGACAG CGGATCCTGAGAAGGAGAAGGAGCCCaaggaagggcaggaggaggTGCTGAAAGAAGTGGTGGAGTCGGAGGGGGAAAGGAAGACGAAGGTGGAGCGTGACATTGGCGAGGGCAACCTctccaccgccgccgccgccgccctggCTGCTGCCGCTGTGAAGGCCAAG CACTTGGCTGCTGTTGAGGAGAGGAAGATCAAATCGCTGGTGGCCCTGCTGGTGGAGACCCAGATGAAAAAGTTGGAAATCAAACTCCGGCACTTTGAGGAGCTAGAGACGATCATGGACCGGGAGCGAGAAGCA CTGGAGTACCAGAGGCAGCAGCTCTTGGCCGACAGACAAGCCTTCCACATGGAGCAGCTGAAGTACGCAGAGATGCGGGCCCGGCAGCAGCACTTCCAGCAGATGcaccaacagcagcagcagccaccaccaGCCCTGCCCCCGGGCTCCCAGCCTATCCCACCACCAGGCGCTGCTGGGCCACCCACTGTCCATGGCTTGGCCATGGCTCCAGCCTCTGTGGCCCCGGCTCCTGCGGGCAGTGGGGCCCCTCCTGGAAGCTTGGGGCCCTCCGAACAGCTTGGGCAGGCAGGGTCAACTGTGGGGCCACAGCAGCAGCCACCAGCTGGCGCCCCCCAGCCTGGGGCCGTCCCACCAGGGGTACCCCCCCCTGGACCCCATG GCCCCTCACCGTTCCCCAACCAACAAACTCCTCCCTCAATGATGCCAGGGGCAGTGCCAGGCAGCGGGCACCCAGGCGTGGCGGGTAATGCTCCTTTGGGTTTGCCTTTTGGCATGCCGCCTCCCCCTCCTGCTCCATCCATCATCCCATTTGGTAGCCTAGCCGACTCCATCAGTATTAACCTCCCCCCTCCTCCTAACCTGCATGGGCATCACCACCATCTCCCGTTTGCCCCGGCCACTCTCCCCCCACCTAACCTGCCTGTGTCCATGGCGAACCCTCTACATCCTAACCTGCCGGCGACCACCACCATGCCATCTTCTTTGCCTCTTGGGCCGGGGCTCGGATCCGCCGCAGCCCAGAGCCCTGCCATTGTGGCAGCTGTTCAGGGCAACCTCCTGCCCAGTGCCAGCCCACTGCCAG ACCCAGGCACCCCCCTGCCTCCAGACCCCACGGCCCCGAGCCCAGGCACAGTCACCCCCGTGCCACCCCCACAGTGA